ATCTTTCTATTTTAATGGCTTGGCTCTTGTTAGGTTACTCTTGTGTGTATACCCCATAGTAAGAATTCCAGCAAAGGTAAATCCTAAGGAAAGCTGAAAGCCATGTATGTATACCTGTGTCCTGCCAGGATCTTCTGAAGAATCCTAGAAATCTGGCTGCATAAATATTAAACCATCATGTTTTCTGACTGCATAAAATCTTATGTTTTGAACTTGTAGTGATCCTATGTATAATACATTATTATAGAAGAATACATGATTTTCTACTCTTTTATAAATaatctaattaaaaaatattccaCTCTCTTCCAAAGCCTAGTTTAACTTTTTTATTGTCAGTGGCAGCATGTTTGGGCAAGTATATAGCTTCTTGGCTGTCATaatgtttctgtgctgtgagaAAGAAGCCTTGTGTGGCTCTCTTCAGCCTTGGCTGTCCATCATTTTGAGACCAGTCTGAAATAATCTTGCTTTCAGTGTGAACAATTGTTGGACTAAGGTGGCAGTTCTCTTTAAAACAGTCTACCTTACCTGGATTCAACAGCAACATGATTCCAATGAGATGCAGGAATTTTCAGCTCTTGTCTAGACCCAGGCAGATGGAAAATTTTAAGGTGTAGTTCCTGAGCACAAGCCTAACCTGCATAGTCGGCTACCACCTGCACCTGATTGTTGAAAACTCTTTTGAGTCCAGGGCAGTTAAAAGGAGGCAAACCCACTCTGCCGTATATTCTCTGCTCACCCACTAATATATTGACCTTACCCTTCCAGGTACAATTACATCTCTCCTTCCATATCCATGCTCGTGAAGTGCCTTTACTCCTTTGTTAATAAAACACCTTTTTAAAGGTACTGCAGGAGGATCTGAAATGTGGAATTCACAAAAGTTTAATGCTTATACACAGACAGCATGATGATATCAAATAGATAAGTTTTTGTGGGACCCAAAAATCGAGTACCACAGtataaggaaaaaaccccatacAATTCATTACCAAAGCTTGCCAGTTAAAAaccagtgctgcagcccttctTATCGTGCATGTGAGTGGCTCTTAAAAGAGCCTTTGGGTGTagtggcagggcaggagcctcAGGCACGCTCACCGCGGATGCGGCGGGCAAGCTGGATGTCCTTGGGCATGATAGTAACACGCTTAGCATGGATGGCACACAGGTTGGTATCCTCAAACAGCCCCACCAGGTAGGCCTCGCTCGCCTCCTGCAGCGCCATCACGGCCGAGCTCTGGAAGCGCAGGTCGGTCTTAAAGTCCTGCGCGATCTCGCGCACCAAGCGCTGGAAGGGCAGCTTGCGGATCAGCAGCTCTGTCGACTTCTGGTAGCGCCGGATCTCACGGAGTGCTACAGTGCCGGGCCGGTAGCGATGCGGCTTCTTCACACCACCCGTGGCCGGGGCGCTCTTGCGAGCCGCCTTGGTAGCCAGCTGCTTGCGGGGCGCTTTCCCGCCGGTGGACTTCCGCGCTGTTTGCTTTGTGCGTGCCATCGTATAGAAAGTACAAACAGCTTCCGGAAAAAAACAGCAACGAATGCAGTAGGCTGAACAGTGTCGGTATTTATAGAGCCATCTCGTCTCTGATTGGGCATCACGAAGCGAAATTTCATTGGCTACCTTGGAAACGCTAGCCTGGGCCTCAGGATGTTGAAATTGACTCTGCCTGTACTGACGCTCTTTCCTACCGCTATCCCGCCAGGACTCATGTCTCCCCGGACTGGAGAGAAAAGCTATAG
The nucleotide sequence above comes from Indicator indicator isolate 239-I01 chromosome 14, UM_Iind_1.1, whole genome shotgun sequence. Encoded proteins:
- the LOC128971036 gene encoding histone H3, translating into MARTKQTARKSTGGKAPRKQLATKAARKSAPATGGVKKPHRYRPGTVALREIRRYQKSTELLIRKLPFQRLVREIAQDFKTDLRFQSSAVMALQEASEAYLVGLFEDTNLCAIHAKRVTIMPKDIQLARRIRGERA